The following DNA comes from Rhodopseudomonas boonkerdii.
TCTTCGATGGCCTCGATGTGACGGCTCTCAAGGGCCGTGAGCTGCGCAAGTGGCGTGCACGGTCGGCGATGATCTTCCAGCAGTTCAACCTCGTCGGCCGTCTCGATGTGCTGACCAATGTTCTGATGGGCCGTCTGGCCGGCATGCCGCAATGGCGTTCGCTGATCCAGATGTGGCCCGAGCAGGATTGCGCGATGGCGATGTCTGCACTCGAACAGTTCGACATGGCACAGTATGCTTCGCAGCGCGCCGACCAGCTCTCGGGTGGTCAGCAGCAGCGCGTCGCCATTGCCCGCGCGCTGGTCCAGCAGCCCGACATCATCCTCGCCGACGAGCCGATTGCCTCGCTCGATCCGCGCAATACCCGCATCGTCATGGATGCGCTGCTGCGTATCAACAAGCACTTCGGCATCACCGTCATGTGCAACCTGCATTCGCTCGACTTGGCTCGCGCTTATTGCGACCGCCTGATCGGCATGTCGGCCGGTCGTGTGGTGTTCGACGGTGTGCCTGCCCAGCTTACCGAACATATCGCACGCGAACTCTACGATCTCGAAGCCGATGAGGTGATGGGATCGGCGCCGGTGCATGTACCGGCCGGTGCGCGTGTGCCGGAATACGGCGCGGCTGCCGTCGCCTGACCGAATTGGCGCGATGACGTCTGCCCGTATTTCGGGCGCGCGATGTCATCGCGGCGATAGACGTTCCGTCTACCAATAAGAAACTCCGTCACCTCTAGAGACCACGCAGGGATTGTCATGATCAATCGTCGCTCCATCGTGCTCGGCGCCGCCGTGCTCGCCTTTGCTGCCGGTTCTGCCTCCGCGCAGGACTACAAGGCCAAGTATCCGGAATTGACCTTCGCCGTCGTGCCGGCCGAGAACGCCTCGGGCGTCACCGAGCGCTGGACGCCGTT
Coding sequences within:
- the phnC gene encoding phosphonate ABC transporter ATP-binding protein, with protein sequence MLAVEGLTCRFGAKAAVDHANYTIAPGSFVGVIGRSGAGKSTMLRMINRLAEPTSGRIIFDGLDVTALKGRELRKWRARSAMIFQQFNLVGRLDVLTNVLMGRLAGMPQWRSLIQMWPEQDCAMAMSALEQFDMAQYASQRADQLSGGQQQRVAIARALVQQPDIILADEPIASLDPRNTRIVMDALLRINKHFGITVMCNLHSLDLARAYCDRLIGMSAGRVVFDGVPAQLTEHIARELYDLEADEVMGSAPVHVPAGARVPEYGAAAVA